In bacterium, a genomic segment contains:
- a CDS encoding type IV pilus twitching motility protein PilT, which produces MIDSSQIEMSELLQLVVDEGASDLHLTVGVPPVLRLHGRMQAIDASVLKPEDTERFMKSITSEDHQQRVREGGGTDFGFGFGTVARFRVSVLKAKGNVGMVLRQIPTKLMSLDGIGLPPQVKELIFRPRGLILVTGPTGSGKTTTLASMLNLINEERDLHIITVEDPIEYYHPHKKSVVTQREIGVDVPSFGEALRRALRQDPDVILVGEMRDLETMMAAITAAETGHLVFATLHTTGAARTVDRIVDAFPMGQQAQVRTQLASGLVAVISQLLMVRADAPGRVAAFEIMISTPAIQSLIREGKTYRITSEIQTGAKWGMITLDAHLMALYQAGRITYEDLITKSQDPESIVLKLEEAHKNKKR; this is translated from the coding sequence ATGATTGATAGCAGCCAGATTGAGATGAGCGAACTGCTCCAGTTGGTCGTGGATGAAGGGGCCTCGGACTTGCACCTCACGGTGGGGGTTCCGCCGGTGCTCCGTCTGCATGGCCGCATGCAGGCCATTGATGCCTCGGTGTTGAAGCCGGAGGATACCGAGCGCTTCATGAAGAGCATCACCTCGGAAGATCATCAGCAACGCGTCAGGGAGGGTGGGGGCACGGATTTCGGGTTCGGCTTCGGTACCGTCGCCCGTTTCCGGGTAAGCGTCTTGAAGGCCAAGGGGAACGTCGGCATGGTCCTGCGCCAGATCCCCACCAAGCTGATGTCGCTGGACGGCATCGGGTTGCCGCCCCAGGTCAAGGAGTTGATCTTCCGGCCCCGCGGGTTGATTTTGGTGACCGGGCCCACCGGCTCGGGCAAAACCACGACGCTGGCGTCCATGTTGAACCTCATCAATGAAGAGCGCGACCTCCATATCATTACGGTTGAGGATCCCATCGAGTATTATCATCCGCACAAAAAGTCCGTCGTCACCCAGCGTGAAATCGGGGTCGACGTGCCCTCGTTCGGTGAGGCCCTGCGCCGGGCCCTGCGTCAGGATCCGGACGTGATTCTGGTCGGTGAAATGCGCGATCTGGAAACCATGATGGCGGCCATTACGGCGGCGGAAACCGGTCATCTGGTCTTCGCCACCCTGCACACGACGGGGGCGGCCCGTACGGTCGACCGGATTGTGGATGCCTTTCCCATGGGGCAGCAGGCCCAGGTCCGGACCCAGCTGGCGTCGGGACTTGTGGCGGTGATTTCGCAGTTGCTGATGGTGCGGGCGGACGCCCCGGGCCGGGTGGCGGCGTTTGAAATCATGATCTCCACGCCTGCCATTCAATCCCTGATCCGGGAGGGCAAGACCTATCGTATCACCTCGGAAATCCAGACGGGCGCCAAGTGGGGGATGATTACCCTGGATGCGCACCTGATGGCCCTGTATCAGGCGGGACGGATCACCTATGAGGATCTGATCACCAAGTCCCAGGACCCGGAGTCCATCGTGTTGAAGCTGGAAGAGGCTCATAAGAACAAGAAAAGGTAA